A single genomic interval of Thermus filiformis harbors:
- the rho gene encoding transcription termination factor Rho, which produces MRKKAEAQATPLSYQDLASKILPELHLLAQEAGIEGYRRMKKDQLIMALLERQTQGEGLVLVKGYLEISPDGYGFLNESLYNLEGRTAIVSAGLIKQYALRSGDYVMGRARPPRESERYATLVKVESVNDLDPEAAKSRPRFDELIPQFPDRQIKLETTPDELSTRVIDLLAPIGRGQRGLIVAPPKAGKTTLLKKIANAVLKNEPDIKVIVLLIDERPEEVTDFRESVHGAEVIASTFDEPPQNHIRVAEFVHERAKRIVEEGGHVMILLDSITRLARANNLVTPPTGRTLSGGLDSAALYFPKRFLGAARNIRGGGSLTILATALVETGSRMDDVIFEEFKGTGNMELHLSRRLEERRIFPAIDILKSGTRREELLLGEEVIHKMWLLRKVLADMDPAEAMEMLLARLGRTKSNKEFLASLAAR; this is translated from the coding sequence ATGAGGAAGAAAGCGGAAGCCCAAGCCACCCCCCTGTCCTACCAGGACCTGGCGAGCAAGATCCTGCCCGAGCTCCACCTCCTGGCCCAGGAAGCGGGGATAGAAGGGTACCGGCGGATGAAGAAGGACCAGCTCATCATGGCCCTCCTGGAGCGGCAGACCCAGGGGGAGGGGCTGGTCTTGGTTAAGGGGTACCTGGAGATCAGCCCGGACGGGTACGGCTTCTTGAACGAGAGCCTGTACAACCTCGAGGGCCGCACCGCCATCGTCTCCGCCGGGCTGATCAAGCAGTACGCCTTGAGGAGCGGGGACTACGTCATGGGCCGGGCCCGTCCCCCCCGGGAGAGCGAGCGCTACGCCACCTTGGTCAAGGTGGAGTCGGTGAACGACCTGGACCCCGAGGCGGCCAAAAGCCGCCCCCGGTTTGACGAGCTCATCCCCCAGTTCCCCGACCGGCAGATCAAGCTGGAGACCACCCCGGACGAGCTCTCCACCCGGGTCATAGACCTCCTCGCTCCCATCGGCCGGGGCCAGCGGGGCCTCATCGTGGCCCCGCCCAAGGCGGGGAAGACCACCCTCCTCAAGAAGATCGCCAACGCCGTCCTCAAGAACGAGCCCGACATCAAGGTCATCGTCCTCCTCATAGACGAGCGCCCCGAGGAGGTGACCGACTTCCGGGAGAGCGTCCACGGGGCCGAGGTCATCGCCAGCACCTTTGACGAGCCGCCCCAGAACCACATCCGGGTGGCGGAGTTCGTCCACGAGCGGGCCAAGCGCATCGTGGAGGAGGGGGGGCACGTGATGATCCTCCTGGACTCCATCACCCGCCTGGCCCGGGCCAACAACCTGGTGACCCCCCCCACGGGAAGAACCCTCTCGGGCGGCCTGGACTCGGCGGCCCTCTACTTCCCCAAGCGCTTCCTGGGGGCGGCCCGGAACATCCGGGGCGGGGGGAGCCTCACCATTTTGGCCACCGCCCTTGTGGAGACGGGAAGCCGCATGGACGACGTGATCTTTGAGGAGTTCAAGGGCACGGGCAACATGGAGCTCCACCTCTCCCGCCGCCTCGAGGAGCGCCGCATCTTCCCGGCCATAGACATCCTCAAGTCCGGGACCCGGCGGGAGGAGCTCCTTCTGGGGGAGGAGGTCATCCACA